In Pirellulales bacterium, a genomic segment contains:
- a CDS encoding SUMF1/EgtB/PvdO family nonheme iron enzyme: HRRYRLPTEAEWEYACRAGKSEAYRWSARRTPDDKSGEAAGIEPALAMSKVGSYPANAFGLHDMRGNVWEWCGDWFDRTYYGRSPLADPQGPAEGYLKVVRGGDWIFVGELCRINYPIMSPWRNSPFVGFRVVCEVGE; the protein is encoded by the coding sequence CATCGGCGCTACCGATTGCCGACCGAGGCCGAGTGGGAATACGCCTGCCGGGCCGGCAAGAGCGAGGCGTATCGCTGGAGCGCGCGGCGCACGCCGGACGACAAGTCGGGCGAAGCGGCGGGCATCGAGCCGGCGCTCGCCATGAGCAAGGTCGGGAGCTATCCGGCCAATGCGTTTGGGCTCCACGACATGCGGGGCAACGTATGGGAGTGGTGCGGCGACTGGTTCGATCGCACGTATTACGGCCGTTCGCCGCTCGCCGATCCGCAGGGACCCGCCGAGGGCTACCTCAAGGTCGTGCGCGGCGGCGACTGGATTTTCGTGGGCGAGCTTTGCCGCATCAACTACCCCATCATGTCTCCCTGGCGAAACAGCCCGTTCGTCGGTTTCCGCGTCGTGTGCGAGGTCGGAGAATAG